The nucleotide sequence CACTCCCCTCGTGGAGAGGCGCGCGGCGGTCGCGTCCCACCACGGCGACGCGCTCCCGGCCAGCGGTTCCAGGATCAAGCACGCGGCGCCCCGGTCGATGGCCCGTTCTAGACGCAGAATCAGCGCGTCACGGGCGTCGGCTTCGAGTTCATTCATCATCCAGCCACAGATCAGGAGATCGCCTTCCTCGGCTTCGGGTAGGGCCCGAGGCAGCTCGCCGCGACGGGTTCGCGCGCGCAACCCGAAGTGGCTGTAGGTTCGCCGGGCTTCGTGAAGCGCCCATCCCAATGCGTCGATGCCTTCGATGCGGGGGCGCGGCGAGAGCTGGAGAGCCCAGGCGGCTCCGGCCGCACCACTTCCGCAGCCCAGGTCGAGGATCCGGCTCGTCTTTGGCGAGCCCAGCGCATCTCGAAGGGTCTCATGAGCGTACCAGAGGCAAAGGAAGTGGAGGGGGGCATAGAACCGGGTGAACGCGGCACGCCTGGCGTCGCTGTTGGTGGCGCGCCCGCGCAACGTGCCGGCATCCCTTTTCTCGACATAGACCCGCGAAACCGCGCGAATCCCGCGGCCGAGTTCGCGGGTCGTGAGTTCGGCTTGTCGCTCGGCGATTCCTTCGAGCCAGCTTTCGAAGCGTTCGATCTCGTTTGCAGGGAGGCGCTGGGAAGCCATCAGCGGGGGGTCCCATGCGGCGGATCCTGGCTGC is from bacterium and encodes:
- a CDS encoding methyltransferase domain-containing protein — its product is MASQRLPANEIERFESWLEGIAERQAELTTRELGRGIRAVSRVYVEKRDAGTLRGRATNSDARRAAFTRFYAPLHFLCLWYAHETLRDALGSPKTSRILDLGCGSGAAGAAWALQLSPRPRIEGIDALGWALHEARRTYSHFGLRARTRRGELPRALPEAEEGDLLICGWMMNELEADARDALILRLERAIDRGAACLILEPLAGSASPWWDATAARLSTRGVQDGIFKTEIELPESLRALDLAAGLDHRVIGARWMAAKGRS